In Mustela lutreola isolate mMusLut2 chromosome 1, mMusLut2.pri, whole genome shotgun sequence, one genomic interval encodes:
- the NOP14 gene encoding nucleolar protein 14 isoform X1: protein MGKARLAAARTRGAGAPAGAQGGRARPNPNPFEVKVNRQKFPVLGRKARHAVGQPGVSRARAVHKRTQTLLKEYKERDKSNVFTDKRFGEYSSTMSPEEKMMKRFALEQQRQHEKKSIYNLNEDEELTHYGQSLADIEKHNDIVDSDSDTEERGTLSAELTAAHFGGGGGLLHKKTPQQQGEEGEKPRSRRELIEELIAKSKQEKRERQAQREGALELTEKLDQDWKEIQTLLTHRTPKSENRDKKERPKPDAYDMMVRELGFEMKAQPSNRMKSEEELAKEEQERLQQLEAARLRRMRGEDEGSEARKPKHLSADDLNDGFVLDKDDRRLLSYTDGKMSIEEEQSGEASDGESEEEQGEDLSEEDPENSSDPDGHSDLESDMDSEEDCGRPSGEPRQALGEGTTSIGHRAQEAARNQLPYTFAAPESYEELKSLLSGRTREEQLVVVERIQTCNHPSLAVGNKAKLEKLFGFLLEYIGDLATDDPPNLRVIDKLVVQLYNLCQMFPDSASDSIKFVLRDAMHEMEGAIEARGRAAFPGLDVLMYLKIAGMLFPTSDLRHPVVTPALVCMSQLLTKCPVLSLQDVVKGLFVCCVFLDYVSLSRRFIPELVNFLLGILYIASPNKCGHGYTLVHPFRASGKNSELLVVSDEEDKATWQRRGLSLHWAYRLKAQNKTEANHTRLSCLAVCLALVKGCTQFYSSLPSFYAIMRPLRALLMEHLAGRSHPPELQVRPPPRGPVRQLGHPHKWGAG from the exons ATGGGCAAGGCCAGGCTGGCGGCGGCGCGCACGAGGGGAGCCGGGGCGCCGGCGGGGGCGCAGGGCGGCCGAGCGAGGCCCAACCCTAATCCGTTCGAGGTGAAGGTGAACCGACAGAAGTTTCCGGTGCTGGGCAGGAAGGCGCGACACGCCGTGGGGCAGCCCGGCGTGTCGCGCGCGCGGGCCGTGCACAAG CGCACCCAGACATTACTGAAGGAGTacaaggaaagggacaagtcCAACGTGTTCACAGATAAGCGCTTTGGGGAGTACAGTAGCACCATGAGCCCAGAGGAGAAGATGATGAAGAGGTTTGCCCTGGAGCAGCAG CGGCAACATGAGAAAAAAAGCATCTACAACCTAAACGAAGATGAAGAATTAACTCATTACGGCCAGTCTTTGGCAGACATCGAGAAGCATAATGACATTGTTGATAGTGACAGCGACACGGAGGAACGTGGAACACTGTCTG CCGAGCTGACTGCTGCCCATTTCGGAGGTGGTGGCGGGCTACTTCATAAGAAGACCCCGCAGCAGCAAGGAGAAGAGGGGGAGAAGCCGAGGTCACGCAGAGAACTCATTGAAGAGCTCATTGCCAAGTCTAAGCAGGAGAAG agggagagacaggcacaACGGGAAGGTGCTCTGGAGCTCACGGAGAAGCTGGACCAAGACTGGAAAGAAATCCAGACTCTCCTGACACACAGAACTCCCAAGTCTGAGAACAGGGATAAGAAGGAGCGACCCAAG CCTGATGCATATGACATGATGGTTCGCGAGCTGGGCTTTGAAATGAAGGCCCAGCCCTCTAACCGGATGAAGTCAGAAGAGGAGCTGGCCAAGGAGGAGCAGGAGCGGCTTCAGCAGCTAGAG GCTGCACGGCTACGGAGAATGCGTGGTGAGGACGAGGGCAGCGAGGCTAGGAAACCGAAGCACCTGTCCGCGGATGACTTAAATGACGGCTTCGTTCTGGACAAAGACGACAGGCGACTACTGTCCTACACG GATGGGAAGATGAGCATTGAGGAAGAGCAAAGCGGGGAAGCCAGTGATGGTGAGAGTGAAGAGGAGCAGGGTGAAGACCTGAGTGAGGAGGACCCAGAGAACAGCAGTGACCCTGATGGGCACTCAGACCTGGAATCGGACATGGACAGTGAGGAGGACTGTGGGCGGCCCAGCGGAGAGCCCCGGCAGGCCCTGGGCGAAGGGACGACCAGCATTGGGCACAGAGCTCAAGAAGCTGCCAGGAACCAGCTGCCCTATACGTTTGCAG CCCCTGAGTCCTACGAGGAACTGAAATCTTTATTATCGGGAAGGACGAGGGAGGAGCAGCTTGTGGTGGTGGAGAGAATTCAGACCTGCAATCATCCGAGTCTTGCTgtgggaaacaaagcaaaactggaa AAACTATTCGGCTTCCTTCTGGAGTACATTGGAGATTTGGCTACAGATGACCCACCCAACCTCCGAGTGATTGATAAATTGGTTGT GCAGTTATATAACCTTTGCCAAATGTTTCCTGACTCCGCAAGCGACTCTATAAAATTCGTCCTGCGAGATGCCATGCACGAGATGGAAGGGGCCATTGAGGCCAGAGGCCGGGCGGCTTTTCCAGGCCTTGATGTG CTCATGTATTTGAAAATTGCCGGGATGTTGTTTCCGACCTCTGACCTTCGGCACCCTGTGGTGACCCCCGCACTGGTGTGCATGAGCCAGCTGCTCACCAAG TGCCCCGTCCTGTCACTCCAAGACGTGGTGAAGGGCCTGTTCGTGTGCTGCGTGTTCCTGGATTACGTGTCCTTGTCTCGGAGGTTCATTCCTGAGCTCGTGAATTTCCTTCTTGGAATCCTTTACATCGCATCGCCAAACAAGTGTGGCCATG GTTACACTCTGGTGCATCCTTTCAGAGCATCTGGGAAGAACTCAGAGTTGCTCGTGGTTTCTGATGAAGAGGACAAAGCCACGTGGCAGAGGAGAGGCCTGTCCCTCCACTGGGCCTACAGACTGAAGGCCCAAAATAAGACGGAGGCCAACCACACCAG ACTGTCCTGCCTGGCTGTGTGTCTGGCTCTGGTGAAAGGCTGCACGCAGTTCTACAGCTCGCTGCCATCCTTCTACGCCATTATGAGGCCGCTGCGAGCCCTGCtgatggagcacctggctggccgCAGTCACCCCCCTGAGCTCCAGGTGAGGCCTCCGCCCCGTGGCCCTGTGCGCCAGCTTGGCCACCCCCACAAGTGGGGAGCAGGTTAG
- the NOP14 gene encoding nucleolar protein 14 isoform X2, with product MGKARLAAARTRGAGAPAGAQGGRARPNPNPFEVKVNRQKFPVLGRKARHAVGQPGVSRARAVHKRTQTLLKEYKERDKSNVFTDKRFGEYSSTMSPEEKMMKRFALEQQRQHEKKSIYNLNEDEELTHYGQSLADIEKHNDIVDSDSDTEERGTLSAELTAAHFGGGGGLLHKKTPQQQGEEGEKPRSRRELIEELIAKSKQEKRERQAQREGALELTEKLDQDWKEIQTLLTHRTPKSENRDKKERPKPDAYDMMVRELGFEMKAQPSNRMKSEEELAKEEQERLQQLEAARLRRMRGEDEGSEARKPKHLSADDLNDGFVLDKDDRRLLSYTDGKMSIEEEQSGEASDGESEEEQGEDLSEEDPENSSDPDGHSDLESDMDSEEDCGRPSGEPRQALGEGTTSIGHRAQEAARNQLPYTFAAPESYEELKSLLSGRTREEQLVVVERIQTCNHPSLAVGNKAKLEKLFGFLLEYIGDLATDDPPNLRVIDKLVVQLYNLCQMFPDSASDSIKFVLRDAMHEMEGAIEARGRAAFPGLDVLMYLKIAGMLFPTSDLRHPVVTPALVCMSQLLTKCPVLSLQDVVKGLFVCCVFLDYVSLSRRFIPELVNFLLGILYIASPNKCGHGYTLVHPFRASGKNSELLVVSDEEDKATWQRRGLSLHWAYRLKAQNKTEANHTSRAWVGRQLHVDVVYISPKLSGAKCPVSTWQLYFAR from the exons ATGGGCAAGGCCAGGCTGGCGGCGGCGCGCACGAGGGGAGCCGGGGCGCCGGCGGGGGCGCAGGGCGGCCGAGCGAGGCCCAACCCTAATCCGTTCGAGGTGAAGGTGAACCGACAGAAGTTTCCGGTGCTGGGCAGGAAGGCGCGACACGCCGTGGGGCAGCCCGGCGTGTCGCGCGCGCGGGCCGTGCACAAG CGCACCCAGACATTACTGAAGGAGTacaaggaaagggacaagtcCAACGTGTTCACAGATAAGCGCTTTGGGGAGTACAGTAGCACCATGAGCCCAGAGGAGAAGATGATGAAGAGGTTTGCCCTGGAGCAGCAG CGGCAACATGAGAAAAAAAGCATCTACAACCTAAACGAAGATGAAGAATTAACTCATTACGGCCAGTCTTTGGCAGACATCGAGAAGCATAATGACATTGTTGATAGTGACAGCGACACGGAGGAACGTGGAACACTGTCTG CCGAGCTGACTGCTGCCCATTTCGGAGGTGGTGGCGGGCTACTTCATAAGAAGACCCCGCAGCAGCAAGGAGAAGAGGGGGAGAAGCCGAGGTCACGCAGAGAACTCATTGAAGAGCTCATTGCCAAGTCTAAGCAGGAGAAG agggagagacaggcacaACGGGAAGGTGCTCTGGAGCTCACGGAGAAGCTGGACCAAGACTGGAAAGAAATCCAGACTCTCCTGACACACAGAACTCCCAAGTCTGAGAACAGGGATAAGAAGGAGCGACCCAAG CCTGATGCATATGACATGATGGTTCGCGAGCTGGGCTTTGAAATGAAGGCCCAGCCCTCTAACCGGATGAAGTCAGAAGAGGAGCTGGCCAAGGAGGAGCAGGAGCGGCTTCAGCAGCTAGAG GCTGCACGGCTACGGAGAATGCGTGGTGAGGACGAGGGCAGCGAGGCTAGGAAACCGAAGCACCTGTCCGCGGATGACTTAAATGACGGCTTCGTTCTGGACAAAGACGACAGGCGACTACTGTCCTACACG GATGGGAAGATGAGCATTGAGGAAGAGCAAAGCGGGGAAGCCAGTGATGGTGAGAGTGAAGAGGAGCAGGGTGAAGACCTGAGTGAGGAGGACCCAGAGAACAGCAGTGACCCTGATGGGCACTCAGACCTGGAATCGGACATGGACAGTGAGGAGGACTGTGGGCGGCCCAGCGGAGAGCCCCGGCAGGCCCTGGGCGAAGGGACGACCAGCATTGGGCACAGAGCTCAAGAAGCTGCCAGGAACCAGCTGCCCTATACGTTTGCAG CCCCTGAGTCCTACGAGGAACTGAAATCTTTATTATCGGGAAGGACGAGGGAGGAGCAGCTTGTGGTGGTGGAGAGAATTCAGACCTGCAATCATCCGAGTCTTGCTgtgggaaacaaagcaaaactggaa AAACTATTCGGCTTCCTTCTGGAGTACATTGGAGATTTGGCTACAGATGACCCACCCAACCTCCGAGTGATTGATAAATTGGTTGT GCAGTTATATAACCTTTGCCAAATGTTTCCTGACTCCGCAAGCGACTCTATAAAATTCGTCCTGCGAGATGCCATGCACGAGATGGAAGGGGCCATTGAGGCCAGAGGCCGGGCGGCTTTTCCAGGCCTTGATGTG CTCATGTATTTGAAAATTGCCGGGATGTTGTTTCCGACCTCTGACCTTCGGCACCCTGTGGTGACCCCCGCACTGGTGTGCATGAGCCAGCTGCTCACCAAG TGCCCCGTCCTGTCACTCCAAGACGTGGTGAAGGGCCTGTTCGTGTGCTGCGTGTTCCTGGATTACGTGTCCTTGTCTCGGAGGTTCATTCCTGAGCTCGTGAATTTCCTTCTTGGAATCCTTTACATCGCATCGCCAAACAAGTGTGGCCATG GTTACACTCTGGTGCATCCTTTCAGAGCATCTGGGAAGAACTCAGAGTTGCTCGTGGTTTCTGATGAAGAGGACAAAGCCACGTGGCAGAGGAGAGGCCTGTCCCTCCACTGGGCCTACAGACTGAAGGCCCAAAATAAGACGGAGGCCAACCACACCAG CAGGGCATGGGTGGGGCGTCAGCTCCATGTGGATGTAGTTTACATTTCCCCAAAGCTGAGTGGTGCCAAGTGTCCAGTCAGCACTTGGCAGCTGTATTTCGCACGATGA
- the NOP14 gene encoding nucleolar protein 14 isoform X3 produces the protein MGKARLAAARTRGAGAPAGAQGGRARPNPNPFEVKVNRQKFPVLGRKARHAVGQPGVSRARAVHKRTQTLLKEYKERDKSNVFTDKRFGEYSSTMSPEEKMMKRFALEQQRQHEKKSIYNLNEDEELTHYGQSLADIEKHNDIVDSDSDTEERGTLSAELTAAHFGGGGGLLHKKTPQQQGEEGEKPRSRRELIEELIAKSKQEKRERQAQREGALELTEKLDQDWKEIQTLLTHRTPKSENRDKKERPKPDAYDMMVRELGFEMKAQPSNRMKSEEELAKEEQERLQQLEAARLRRMRGEDEGSEARKPKHLSADDLNDGFVLDKDDRRLLSYTDGKMSIEEEQSGEASDGESEEEQGEDLSEEDPENSSDPDGHSDLESDMDSEEDCGRPSGEPRQALGEGTTSIGHRAQEAARNQLPYTFAAPESYEELKSLLSGRTREEQLVVVERIQTCNHPSLAVGNKAKLEKLFGFLLEYIGDLATDDPPNLRVIDKLVVQLYNLCQMFPDSASDSIKFVLRDAMHEMEGAIEARGRAAFPGLDVLMYLKIAGMLFPTSDLRHPVVTPALVCMSQLLTKCPVLSLQDVVKGLFVCCVFLDYVSLSRRFIPELVNFLLGILYIASPNKCGHGYTLVHPFRASGKNSELLVVSDEEDKATWQRRGLSLHWAYRLKAQNKTEANHTRLSCLAVCLALVKGCTQFYSSLPSFYAIMRPLRALLMEHLAGRSHPPELQELCQSALANLEEPEPRCRPLVCAKSKPEPLKLFTPRLVKVLEFGRKQGSSKQEQERRRLIHKHKREFKGAVREIRRDNQFLARMQLSETLERDAERKRKVKQLFNSLATQEGEWKALKRKKFKK, from the exons ATGGGCAAGGCCAGGCTGGCGGCGGCGCGCACGAGGGGAGCCGGGGCGCCGGCGGGGGCGCAGGGCGGCCGAGCGAGGCCCAACCCTAATCCGTTCGAGGTGAAGGTGAACCGACAGAAGTTTCCGGTGCTGGGCAGGAAGGCGCGACACGCCGTGGGGCAGCCCGGCGTGTCGCGCGCGCGGGCCGTGCACAAG CGCACCCAGACATTACTGAAGGAGTacaaggaaagggacaagtcCAACGTGTTCACAGATAAGCGCTTTGGGGAGTACAGTAGCACCATGAGCCCAGAGGAGAAGATGATGAAGAGGTTTGCCCTGGAGCAGCAG CGGCAACATGAGAAAAAAAGCATCTACAACCTAAACGAAGATGAAGAATTAACTCATTACGGCCAGTCTTTGGCAGACATCGAGAAGCATAATGACATTGTTGATAGTGACAGCGACACGGAGGAACGTGGAACACTGTCTG CCGAGCTGACTGCTGCCCATTTCGGAGGTGGTGGCGGGCTACTTCATAAGAAGACCCCGCAGCAGCAAGGAGAAGAGGGGGAGAAGCCGAGGTCACGCAGAGAACTCATTGAAGAGCTCATTGCCAAGTCTAAGCAGGAGAAG agggagagacaggcacaACGGGAAGGTGCTCTGGAGCTCACGGAGAAGCTGGACCAAGACTGGAAAGAAATCCAGACTCTCCTGACACACAGAACTCCCAAGTCTGAGAACAGGGATAAGAAGGAGCGACCCAAG CCTGATGCATATGACATGATGGTTCGCGAGCTGGGCTTTGAAATGAAGGCCCAGCCCTCTAACCGGATGAAGTCAGAAGAGGAGCTGGCCAAGGAGGAGCAGGAGCGGCTTCAGCAGCTAGAG GCTGCACGGCTACGGAGAATGCGTGGTGAGGACGAGGGCAGCGAGGCTAGGAAACCGAAGCACCTGTCCGCGGATGACTTAAATGACGGCTTCGTTCTGGACAAAGACGACAGGCGACTACTGTCCTACACG GATGGGAAGATGAGCATTGAGGAAGAGCAAAGCGGGGAAGCCAGTGATGGTGAGAGTGAAGAGGAGCAGGGTGAAGACCTGAGTGAGGAGGACCCAGAGAACAGCAGTGACCCTGATGGGCACTCAGACCTGGAATCGGACATGGACAGTGAGGAGGACTGTGGGCGGCCCAGCGGAGAGCCCCGGCAGGCCCTGGGCGAAGGGACGACCAGCATTGGGCACAGAGCTCAAGAAGCTGCCAGGAACCAGCTGCCCTATACGTTTGCAG CCCCTGAGTCCTACGAGGAACTGAAATCTTTATTATCGGGAAGGACGAGGGAGGAGCAGCTTGTGGTGGTGGAGAGAATTCAGACCTGCAATCATCCGAGTCTTGCTgtgggaaacaaagcaaaactggaa AAACTATTCGGCTTCCTTCTGGAGTACATTGGAGATTTGGCTACAGATGACCCACCCAACCTCCGAGTGATTGATAAATTGGTTGT GCAGTTATATAACCTTTGCCAAATGTTTCCTGACTCCGCAAGCGACTCTATAAAATTCGTCCTGCGAGATGCCATGCACGAGATGGAAGGGGCCATTGAGGCCAGAGGCCGGGCGGCTTTTCCAGGCCTTGATGTG CTCATGTATTTGAAAATTGCCGGGATGTTGTTTCCGACCTCTGACCTTCGGCACCCTGTGGTGACCCCCGCACTGGTGTGCATGAGCCAGCTGCTCACCAAG TGCCCCGTCCTGTCACTCCAAGACGTGGTGAAGGGCCTGTTCGTGTGCTGCGTGTTCCTGGATTACGTGTCCTTGTCTCGGAGGTTCATTCCTGAGCTCGTGAATTTCCTTCTTGGAATCCTTTACATCGCATCGCCAAACAAGTGTGGCCATG GTTACACTCTGGTGCATCCTTTCAGAGCATCTGGGAAGAACTCAGAGTTGCTCGTGGTTTCTGATGAAGAGGACAAAGCCACGTGGCAGAGGAGAGGCCTGTCCCTCCACTGGGCCTACAGACTGAAGGCCCAAAATAAGACGGAGGCCAACCACACCAG ACTGTCCTGCCTGGCTGTGTGTCTGGCTCTGGTGAAAGGCTGCACGCAGTTCTACAGCTCGCTGCCATCCTTCTACGCCATTATGAGGCCGCTGCGAGCCCTGCtgatggagcacctggctggccgCAGTCACCCCCCTGAGCTCCAG GAACTGTGCCAGAGCGCGCTGGCCAACCTGGAGGAACCTGAGCCCCGCTGCCGGCCACTGGTCTGTGCGAAGAGCAAGCCCGAGCCACTGAAGCTCTTCACCCCCCGGCTGGTCAAAGT CCTGGAGTTTGGGaggaagcagggaagcagcaagcaggagcaggagcGAAGGAGGCTGATCCACAAGCACAAGCGTGAATTTAAAGGGGCTGTGCGGGAGATCCGCAGGGACAACCAGTTCCTGGCCCGGATGCAGCTCTCCGAGACCCTGGAGCG ggaTGCGGAAAGAAAGCGAAAAGTTAAACAGCTTTTTAATAGTCTGGCCACACAGGAAGGTGAATGGAAGgctctgaaaaggaaaaagttcaaaaaataa